A segment of the Devriesea agamarum genome:
CACTGGAAAACCACCGCCCGGTATCGTTCATCACCGGAACAGGCCGATGTGCTGGATGACCCCGCTGCCACCTGGGATGCGCAAACCCGAGGTGATGACCCGACTGCATGAGAACCTGCCAGTTCGACCAGATGAACGTGGCACAATGGAATAAAGATTCACCTGCTCTGTCCGTTACCCGTTGCGATCCGGAGAAATCGATGACGAAGACCTACATCGTGCCGCCAGCCCCGCCCGCCAACCACGGAAAAACCGTGGCGGCTTGGGTCATGTTTGTCGGTATTGCCGCCGGAGCAATCGTGGTGGCGGTCGGTATTGCATCTGCCCAGCATGTTGTGTCGCTGGTGGGAGTTATCGTTTTGGCGGTCACTCTTCTGCTGAGCTTTGTGCTGCGTCTGGCTGGTTTCGGTCAAAAGCGCCGGCAGGCGGCCTGAACGTGCCGGCGGAGACATTAGCTCCGCAGCAACAGCTCTCCCAGACCGACCCGATATGTCACGCGGAACACACGCGTCGGCACCGGGCTCTTGAACGGCCTCTGCTGGGGCGGTTAGTGGAACCGATCGGTCTCGCCGCCGCCGGGGTCGGATCATATGTTCTGCTGCACGCGGTTTTTGATCCGTTCACCCAGGACATTCCCCTGTGCCCCGTGTATCGCCTCACGGGAATACTGTGCCCCGGCTGTGGAATGACCAGAGCCGCATATGCGCTGGCATCGGGCGATATCGGTTTAGCGGTGCGCAATAACGCGGTGCTCGTGCTCGCGTTGCCGGTGCTTGCCTGGATGTGGATTCGGTGGGTTCGCGCCCGAGTTCAGAGACGGCCAGTGAACATCCGGATCCAGCCGCGCTGGGTATATTTAACCCTGGTCGTGGTCTTCCTCTATACGATCGCCAGAAATCTTCCCTGGCTATATCCGATTATCGGCCCAACATCGCTAATCGGGGCATAGACAAGGCATCCATCACGGCATTAAAGCGCGTATTCACCGCGAATTCACGACAGCATTCACCGCGGGACTATGCCATCGCCTCAGTCCCTTCGGACTAGATCACGAGCGGAGTCACTATGAGTGTCCTCGACGACATCATTTGCGGTGTGCGCGACGATCTATCAGAGCGTCAGCGCCACGCGCCCATGCCGGTGATTCAGGCAGAAGCCGTCGCGGCACCACCCCCTGTGGATGTTCTGGGCCTTTTGGCGACGGACAACCTCGCCGTGATCGCCGAAGTGAAACGCGCAAGCCCATCGAAAGGAAAACTGGCAGGAATACCGGATCCAGCCTCCCTGGCAGCCGAATACGAAGCGGGGGGAGCAGCCGCAATCAGTGTTCTGACCGAGCAGCGGCGGTTCAATGGCAGCCTGGCTGACCTCGACGCGGTCCGGTCCCGGGTGAAAACCCCAATTTTGCGCAAGGACTTCATCGTCGATGAATATCAGGTCTTTGAAGCCCGAGCACACGGAGCAGATCTCGTGCTGCTGATCGTCGCGGCCCTCGATCACCGACAGCTGCACGACCTGTATCAGCAGATCACAGGGCTTGGAATGCGGGCCTTAGTCGAAACCCACGACGAGACGGAACTAGAACGAGCACTCGACCTGGGAGCCTTGATCATCGGCGTCAACGCCCGGGACCTCACCACACTCGAGGTCGACCCGGCCCGGGCCTGCGAGGTCATCGCCAACGTTCCCACTGATCGAATCGCCATTGGGGAATCCGGTGTCGCGGGCCTCGATGACGCTAAGCGATACGCATACGCCGGGGCAGACGCCATTTTGGTGGGCGAGGCCTTAGTGACCGGCGGAGATCCCCGCGATATGGTCACCCAATTTACGGCATTGCGCAGTCATGGCCGGAACCGAGGAACGGACCGAAGCCTCATCCCGACGGTATAACAAGGCACAATGACACGGGCCATATGAACCACACCAACACCCCAATAAAACGGAGCGGACCTGATCGGTCTGGATATGACCGGCTCGGAGAAGGAGACGCGATGAGATCGCAGCGCACGAGCGAATGTCAGGACGAGAAACACAGCGCCACGCCGTCCAAGCGCGACGAACGAGGACCCTACTTCGGGACATTTGGCGGTCGCTTCCTGCCAGAGGCTTTAGTCCCCGCGCTCGATGAGCTCCAGGAAGTATTCGATAAGGCGATGGTGGACCCCGAATTCACCGAAGAATTCACCGCACTGCTCACCCGTTACGCCGGGCGGCCATCCCTGCTAACCGAAGCCCGACGATTCTCCCGGCACGCGGGAGGCGCCAGAATCCTGCTCAAACGCGAGGATCTCAACCACACCGGCAGCCACAAAATTAATAATGTCCTCGGACAGGCGCTGCTCACCCGGCGTATGGGTAAAACGAGGGTCATTGCCGAGACCGGAGCCGGCCAGCACGGCGTCGCCACCGCGACAGCCGCTGCGCTCATGGGGCTCGAATGCCGTATCTACATGGGGCAAGAGGACACCGAACGCCAATCCCTCAACGTTGCCCGGATGCGGTTACTCGGCGCCGAAGTGGTTCCGGTGACCAATGGATCCAGAACCCTGAAAGACGCAATTAATGAAGCGTTCCGCGACTGGGTGACGAACGTGGACAACACCCACTATCTGCTCGGGACCGTCGCTGGCCCGCACCCATTCCCAGTGATCGTACGAGACTTCCACCGCGTAATCGGCGATGAGGCACGCGCCCAAGTGCAGGAACTCACCGGTTCACTACCGGATGCGGTGATCGCTTGCGTGGGTGGAGGATCCAATGCCATGGGAATCTTCCACGCCTTCCTCGATGATCCCGGAGTGCGCTTGATCGGCTGCGAAGCTGGCGGTGACGGCGTGGACACTGGGCGTCACAGCGCCACCATTGTCGGCGGACGCCCCGGGGTACTGCACGGTTCGCGCACCTTCGTGATGCAAGACGAAGACGGCCAAACCATTGAATCGCATTCGGTGTCGGCCGGATTGGATTACCCGAGCGTCGGCCCGGAGCATGCATGGTTGGCCGAGACCGGGCGGGCCGAATATCGCGCGGTGACCGACACAGCAGCGATGGAAGCATTCGCCCTGCTCGCACGCACCGAAGGCATCCTCCCGGCGATTGAATCGTCCCACGCGCTCGCAGGGGCGATCGACCTGGGTCGCGAACTCGGCCCTAAGGCAACGATCGTGGTCAATCTGTCCGGGCGGGGCGATAAAGATGTCGACGTCGCCTCCCGTTGGTTTGGGTTGGTGCCTGACTCGACGAGCGCACCCCGCGATGATTTAGATCGGATCGCCGAGGTAGTTCGGCGTGCCGATGCACAGACTGAGGGCAGGTCCTCGGTTGCCGATGGAACGGAGAATGACCGGTGAACGAGGTGAGGACTGCTGGGGAGGTGCTGGCCCGCCTCCGTGGTATGCATGGTACGGATCCGCGGTTAAGTGCTGTAGATGCTGCCGTCACCGATAGGGCCGCGCTGATCGGCTATCTTCCGGTGGGATTTCCGACCGTCGAGCAGTCGGTGGCTGCCGCGCGGACTCTCATTGACTCCGGGGTCGACATTCTCGAACTCGGCTTGCCGTACTCAGATCCAGTGATGGATGGCGAGGTCATTCAGCAGGCCGCCTCGGCTGCCCTAGCCGGAGGCACCCGCACCCGGCACGTGCTACAGGCCGTAGAACAACTGGCGGGACACGGTGCAGCTGTGCTGGTGATGAGCTACTGGAACCCGATCCTCGCCCGAGGCGTGGCAACCTTTGCTCGCGACTTGGCATCAGCCGGTGGGGCTGGTCTGATTACCCCCGACCTTTTACCAGAAGAAGCGAGCGAATGGATCGCCGCCTCAGATGCCGAAGGTTTGGACCGAGTGTTTCTGGTGGCTCCGAACTCCTCGGGTGAACGGCTCGTTCACGTGTCCGAGCATTGCCGAGGGTTTGTCTACGCGGCCTCCACCATGGGAGTGACCGGCGCTCGCCAAGATGTCGGTAGCCAGGCTGAAGACCTAGTGCGGCGTACTCGTGCCGCGGGCGCAGACGCGGTGTGCGTGGGACTAGGTGTCTCGTCCGGAGAACAGGCAGCGCAGATCGCGCGATATGCCGACGGCGTGATCGTGGGTTCGGCCTTTGTCCGCTGCCTCCTCGAAGAGTCGGATCCGGCGGCGGGGCGGACACGCCTGGCCGCACTCGCGCGAGATATCCGCGCGGGAATTGATAGCGCGGGACCAGTGGACCGGACACCCGCCACGACCCTCGCACTGGGTGGGCAGTCTAAGGCCCCCGAACCGTCGTCGCTCACCGCATCCGAAGGGACACATGGATGAACACCTTAGGCCCCGAACTCCTTCTCGCCGCCATTCCCAGTCCCGAACAGAACGTCCTGGTTTATTTGGGGCCGGTTCCGGTGCATTTTTATGCCCTGTGCATTCTGGCGGGGATTGGGGTGGCCACCTGGTGGGCTACTCGACGCTGGAAGCGGCACGGCGGCGATCCGGACACGCTGTTCGACATTGTGATGGTCGCCATTTTCGCAGGCATTATCGGGGCCCGTATTTACCATGTGCTCTCATCACCGGACGCCTACTTCGGGCCGAATGGCCACCTGATCGACGTTTTTATGATTTGGAACGGCGGGCTCGGGATCTGGGGGGCGGTTGCGCTCGGTGGTCTCGCTGCCTGGTTCATGGCACGTCGCAAACGGGTTCGGTTCGGTGTTCTCGCCGACTGTATTGCCCCGACCTTGCTGGTAGGGCAGGCAATCGGTCGGCTGGGGAACTGGTTTAACCAGGAACTGTATGGCGGTCCAACCACGCTCCCGTGGGCGTTGCACATCACCTGCCGCGATGGGCAAATTCCCGGCTGCGTGCCCGGTTACTACCACCCAACTTTTCTGTACGAGATGATCTGGAACCTGCTCGGGGCTGTGCTCTTAGTGCTTGTGGAACGCCGATTCCGTTTAGGTGGGGGACGTGTGTTCTGGCTGTACGTGATGGTCTACACCGCAGGCCGAAGCTGGATTGAGGCGATGCGGATTGACCCGGCGGAGCTCATCTTTGGGATCCGTTTGAATGTGTGGACCTCCCTCTTGCTCTTCCTCGTCGGCCTGATCATGTTTTTGGTGCTCACCAAACGCGCCCAGACGCACAAGGAAAACCCTGAGGCGCATCTGGATCCGATCCCGGTGCCTGCGCCTGTGGCCCAAAAATAGTGGCGGAACCCGCGCGACCATCTAGCCTGCGGGGAATAAATCCGTGGGAACCGCGTTTAGATTGCTGTACCTACTCCGGACCATGCCTGGATATCCATGCCCATCCATATGATGGACATGTCCGGATCATGCTTCGGGACGCGCGGCTACAATAAAACCTAGGCCTGCCGCGATCACCAGCAGACCAACATTGCATGGCCCCGTGAACGCATTGGCAAGATGCCCAATCGGCATCATCTCTTAGCTAAGGCCCAGCGTACGGAGCGCTCGCGCTAATGGAGACCCCGTCACGCGCGCGGCTCGGTATCGCCCGCAGCTCACACGAATCGGACCAGCGTCGACCGTCCTTTCACGAGGACTTCATGACGCCTTTACACCGATCGGGGATCGCCCCGAGAACCTGACCGAGGACGGATATTATGCGACCGCTTTCATCCCGCTTCAGCGCGATCCCTGCTCGGACCGGCCTGTACCGGCCCGAGGCAGAAAAGGACGCCTGCGGGGTCGCCACGGTCGCCACCTTGCGCGGGTATGCCGGTCACGACATCCTCGAACAAGCCCTGCTCGCACTGGAAAACCTCGACCATCGCGGTGCGGTGGGCGCCGAAGAAAACACTGGGGACGGTGCCGGAGTCCTCACCCAGATGCCGCATGAGTTCTTCAACGCGGTCCTCGGCGACCAGGGATGTCAGCTCCCGCAGCCCGGCGCATATGCCGCCGGAATCTGCTTCCTGCCTCAAGAGGCTGACCAGCGCGCACACACGATCCGCACGATTGAAACACTCGCCCACGACGAAGGCCTCGCAGTTCTCGCCTGGCGCGAGGTCCCCACCACCGAAGGCCTGGTCGGGCCGATGGCGGCTTCCGTTCAGCCGTACATGGCGCAGTTAGTGATCACCGATGCCGAGGGGGAACGCACGGGCCTTGACCTCGAACGGGCAGCCTTTGCCCTGCGGCGGCGTAGCGAACACGACACGGATGCCTACTTCCCATCCCTATCTACCCGCACCATGGTCTACAAAGGCATGCTGACCACCACCCAGCTGCCAGAGTTTTTCCCAGACCTTCGCGATCCCCGCTATGCCACCAAACTGGCAATCGTTCATTCGCGCTTTTCCACCAACACCTTCCCGGCCTGGCCGCTCGCGCACCCGTTCCGCACCCTGGCCCACAACGGCGAGATCAACACGGTGATCGGTAACCGAAACCGTATGCGCGCTGGGGAAACGCGCCTAGCATCACCGGTCTTTGGCGATGACCTCTCGCGGCTACTGCCGGTCAATACCCCAGGCGCCTCCGACTCCGCGTCCTTGGACGAGGTGCTAGAGCTATTGCACCTGTCCGGACGGTCCCTGCCTCATGCCCTGATGATGATGGTGCCAGAGCCGTGGGAAAACGACCCGGGTATGGATCCGCAGATCCGAGACTTCTACCGCTACCATGCGATGATCCAGGAGCCGTGGGATGGCCCGGCAGCGATTGTGTTCAGCGATGGCACCCAGATCGGGGCCAAACTCGACCGCAATGGTCTGCGGCCTTTGCGCTGGTGGCTGACCACTGATGGCCTGGTCGTTCTCGGATCTGAAGCGGGGCTGCTACCCATCTCGCCGGATCGAGTGGCACGGAAAGGCCGAGTGGCCCCGGGAAGCATGTTCTTGCTGGACGTTGAGCAGGGGAAGATGCTGGACGAGGAGCAGGTTCGCCGCGACATAGCCACCGCCCAACCGTACGGGAAGTGGATTGCCGAAAACACGGTGCAGCTGACCGATCTGCCTGACCGCGAGCATGTGTCGCATTCGCGTGCCTCCGTCGTGCGCAGGCAGCAGACCTTTGGATACACCGAAGAAGAGCTCAGGATTCTGCTCGCACCGATGGCAGCCAAAGGGGTCGAGCCGATCGGTGCCATGGGAACCGATACGCCGGTTGCGGTGCTGTCTGATCGCCCCCGGCTGCTGTTTGACTACTTCACTCAAATGTTTGCCCAGGTCACTAATCCGCCGCTGGATTCCATCCGGGAACAGATGGTGACCAGCTTGCATTTGACCATTGGTGAAGCCCGTAATTTGTTGGATGCTACGCCGTCCCATGCGCGCCAGCTCAGTCTGCCATTCCCGGTTCTCGACAATGACCAGGTTTCCAAGATCCTCAATGTGTCGGCGAATCCCCGCACCGCGGACTTTCACGCTGTCAGACTGCGAGGTTTATACCCGGTGGCTGACGGCGCCACAGGGTTAGCTGAACGCCTTCGCGAGGTGTGCGAGGAAGCGGTAGCAGCGATTGATGACGGCGCATGCTTTGTGGTGCTGTCGGATCGCGACTCCAACCAGGCTCTCGCCCCGATTCCATCCCTTCTGCTGACCTCGGCTGTTCAACATCACCTGATTCGCTGTGGCCGACGTACTCGGGCTGCGCTGATTGTGGAGGCCGGTGATGTACGGGAGGTTCATCACGTTGCGCTGCTGTTGGCTTTCGGTGCATCCGCGGTCAACCCGTATCTGGCGATGGAAACCGCGGAGGATCTGGTCGACCGCCACGTGGTTAATGGCATCAGCGGTGAGGAAGCGGTTGCTAATTTGCTGACCGCGCTCGGCAAGGGCGTGCTGAAGATCATGTCCAAAATGGGGATCTCTACAGTATCCTCCTACCGCGGATCGCAGATCTTTGAGGCGGTGGGACTCTCAGAAGACCTCATCGATACGTACTTCCCCGGGGTGGTGAGTCAG
Coding sequences within it:
- a CDS encoding HGxxPAAW family protein, whose product is MTKTYIVPPAPPANHGKTVAAWVMFVGIAAGAIVVAVGIASAQHVVSLVGVIVLAVTLLLSFVLRLAGFGQKRRQAA
- the gltB gene encoding glutamate synthase large subunit, whose translation is MRPLSSRFSAIPARTGLYRPEAEKDACGVATVATLRGYAGHDILEQALLALENLDHRGAVGAEENTGDGAGVLTQMPHEFFNAVLGDQGCQLPQPGAYAAGICFLPQEADQRAHTIRTIETLAHDEGLAVLAWREVPTTEGLVGPMAASVQPYMAQLVITDAEGERTGLDLERAAFALRRRSEHDTDAYFPSLSTRTMVYKGMLTTTQLPEFFPDLRDPRYATKLAIVHSRFSTNTFPAWPLAHPFRTLAHNGEINTVIGNRNRMRAGETRLASPVFGDDLSRLLPVNTPGASDSASLDEVLELLHLSGRSLPHALMMMVPEPWENDPGMDPQIRDFYRYHAMIQEPWDGPAAIVFSDGTQIGAKLDRNGLRPLRWWLTTDGLVVLGSEAGLLPISPDRVARKGRVAPGSMFLLDVEQGKMLDEEQVRRDIATAQPYGKWIAENTVQLTDLPDREHVSHSRASVVRRQQTFGYTEEELRILLAPMAAKGVEPIGAMGTDTPVAVLSDRPRLLFDYFTQMFAQVTNPPLDSIREQMVTSLHLTIGEARNLLDATPSHARQLSLPFPVLDNDQVSKILNVSANPRTADFHAVRLRGLYPVADGATGLAERLREVCEEAVAAIDDGACFVVLSDRDSNQALAPIPSLLLTSAVQHHLIRCGRRTRAALIVEAGDVREVHHVALLLAFGASAVNPYLAMETAEDLVDRHVVNGISGEEAVANLLTALGKGVLKIMSKMGISTVSSYRGSQIFEAVGLSEDLIDTYFPGVVSQLGGIGLDVIADEVAARHRNAYPPLGFKSPHRRLDVGGEYQWRREGEHHLFNPQTVFRLQHSTRTRQYEEFRRYTDMVDDQSRQLSTLRGLFRLRTEDSTPIPLDEVEPVSAIVTRFMTGAMSYGSISREAHETLAIAMNRLGGMSNSGEGGEDPERLHDPERNSAIKQIASGRFGVTSEYLTFARDIQIKIAQGAKPGEGGQLPPQKVYPWIARTRHSTPGIGLISPPPHHDIYSIEDLAQLIHDAKNANPAARVHVKLVAEHGVGTVAAGVSKAHADVVLISGHDGGTGASPLNSLKHAGIPWELGLAETQQTLLLNGLRDRITVQVDGQMKTGRDVVIAALLGAEEFGFATAPLVVSGCIMMRVCHLDTCPVGVATQNPELRERYTGTPELVITFFEFIAEQVREHLAALGLRSIEEAVGRLDLLDIDDARRHYKQEGLELGRIVQAVEPFPGDHPRRMRAQDHGLDRALDHDLIAQAAEALDQGIPVVIQSSVRNVNRTVGTMLGHEVTRRYRGEGLPEDTITVRLDGTAGQSLGAFLPLGVTLELTGDANDYVGKGLSGGVISVAHAQGSELARRSATIAGNTVAYGATSGKLFLAGSAGERFGVRNSGATLVVEGIGDHGCEYMTGGAVFVLGPTGRNLGAGMSGGSLFVLDLNQDVINPQDAPSFEVGSVRDEHRDFVMEVLREHVRRTESPRVESLLADPQDLFARLTQITPREFLRVTTIREQALEDGIDPDSHEVWNMILEGSHG
- the trpB gene encoding tryptophan synthase subunit beta — encoded protein: MRSQRTSECQDEKHSATPSKRDERGPYFGTFGGRFLPEALVPALDELQEVFDKAMVDPEFTEEFTALLTRYAGRPSLLTEARRFSRHAGGARILLKREDLNHTGSHKINNVLGQALLTRRMGKTRVIAETGAGQHGVATATAAALMGLECRIYMGQEDTERQSLNVARMRLLGAEVVPVTNGSRTLKDAINEAFRDWVTNVDNTHYLLGTVAGPHPFPVIVRDFHRVIGDEARAQVQELTGSLPDAVIACVGGGSNAMGIFHAFLDDPGVRLIGCEAGGDGVDTGRHSATIVGGRPGVLHGSRTFVMQDEDGQTIESHSVSAGLDYPSVGPEHAWLAETGRAEYRAVTDTAAMEAFALLARTEGILPAIESSHALAGAIDLGRELGPKATIVVNLSGRGDKDVDVASRWFGLVPDSTSAPRDDLDRIAEVVRRADAQTEGRSSVADGTENDR
- a CDS encoding DUF2752 domain-containing protein encodes the protein MPAETLAPQQQLSQTDPICHAEHTRRHRALERPLLGRLVEPIGLAAAGVGSYVLLHAVFDPFTQDIPLCPVYRLTGILCPGCGMTRAAYALASGDIGLAVRNNAVLVLALPVLAWMWIRWVRARVQRRPVNIRIQPRWVYLTLVVVFLYTIARNLPWLYPIIGPTSLIGA
- the trpA gene encoding tryptophan synthase subunit alpha, translated to MHGTDPRLSAVDAAVTDRAALIGYLPVGFPTVEQSVAAARTLIDSGVDILELGLPYSDPVMDGEVIQQAASAALAGGTRTRHVLQAVEQLAGHGAAVLVMSYWNPILARGVATFARDLASAGGAGLITPDLLPEEASEWIAASDAEGLDRVFLVAPNSSGERLVHVSEHCRGFVYAASTMGVTGARQDVGSQAEDLVRRTRAAGADAVCVGLGVSSGEQAAQIARYADGVIVGSAFVRCLLEESDPAAGRTRLAALARDIRAGIDSAGPVDRTPATTLALGGQSKAPEPSSLTASEGTHG
- the trpC gene encoding indole-3-glycerol phosphate synthase TrpC, which produces MSVLDDIICGVRDDLSERQRHAPMPVIQAEAVAAPPPVDVLGLLATDNLAVIAEVKRASPSKGKLAGIPDPASLAAEYEAGGAAAISVLTEQRRFNGSLADLDAVRSRVKTPILRKDFIVDEYQVFEARAHGADLVLLIVAALDHRQLHDLYQQITGLGMRALVETHDETELERALDLGALIIGVNARDLTTLEVDPARACEVIANVPTDRIAIGESGVAGLDDAKRYAYAGADAILVGEALVTGGDPRDMVTQFTALRSHGRNRGTDRSLIPTV
- the lgt gene encoding prolipoprotein diacylglyceryl transferase — encoded protein: MNTLGPELLLAAIPSPEQNVLVYLGPVPVHFYALCILAGIGVATWWATRRWKRHGGDPDTLFDIVMVAIFAGIIGARIYHVLSSPDAYFGPNGHLIDVFMIWNGGLGIWGAVALGGLAAWFMARRKRVRFGVLADCIAPTLLVGQAIGRLGNWFNQELYGGPTTLPWALHITCRDGQIPGCVPGYYHPTFLYEMIWNLLGAVLLVLVERRFRLGGGRVFWLYVMVYTAGRSWIEAMRIDPAELIFGIRLNVWTSLLLFLVGLIMFLVLTKRAQTHKENPEAHLDPIPVPAPVAQK